In Rosa chinensis cultivar Old Blush chromosome 1, RchiOBHm-V2, whole genome shotgun sequence, a genomic segment contains:
- the LOC112179016 gene encoding putative disease resistance protein At3g14460, which produces MLLILLCFIGFAALLMMLVGEIFLAAFLQLLLDRLTPREILGYFGSLGGAGKKLQKWRETLSAVAAVLSDAEEKQLTSKAVDLWLNDLKHLAYDLDDLLNTFSNEMLEREQLKLHQTGTSKVRGFFTKVPHKVKFNFNMNSEVDEIANRLQDIFERKKKLGLKYIEHTSTSTSSSHRTPSSYVLDGPVVGRDEDRRKIVELLSRDADPSSTTKYQVVAIVGMGGLGKTMLAGQVFNDVAAMKQFDLNIWVSVSDDFDLQTVTRTIFKEVTSRPCDMDEFSRLQDNLSKEIGGKRFLIVFDDVWSTCGYDSWTKLQAPLRGGAKGSKVMLTTRDEKVAALMGAPATEVYYLKTLSDEGCLQVFEQHVSNDRPPNFELLKKKIVTNCNGLPLAAKTLGGVLRCKETDKWEEMLNDKLWSISDESNILPVLRLSYHYLPSPLKRCFAYCSILPNDYEFGKTQLILLWMAEGFLEQTEGTKGMEDIGDEYFGELLSRSLFQTSGKNSSCYVMHDLVGDLARWAAADTFCRLEDKQHGRCSAKTRHLSYISAKFDGEKRFETISGAKRLRTFLPLPVSGGYENYLTRYATFDILPQLKYLRVLSFNGYKLTEVPNSVGKLRHLRYLDLSHTLITCLPESTCMLYNLQTLILENCSKLKTLPSNMSNLSNLRHLNNSNMPSLEEMPPKVSRLTHLRTLPNFVVGKGSASGIGEIQSLHLRGTLSVGRLENVIDVGDAKTAQIMNKEGLEILQLEWSGTSEKELEVLCSLEPHKKLKELTIKGYNGFEFSKWIGHPSFSDMTSVKLENCKNCRFLPPLGQLPFLKNLQILGLVNVESVGAEFYGECSLPFPVLECMTFHDMQNWKEWLPCKRDEEIRVFPCMEKLSILGCPKLKGWLPKNMDSLSQLFIAECEELVVSIANYKHLRMLIIDGCKRVVHRSGVKFELLEAMGLYNISEFRLEIDGFIRGLPKLQTLRITGCEELTCLWENEDRWLQRRVSNIIGGNISDSPSHFIQELRALKELVLTGCSNLISFPEAGWPPCLECVKMESCNSLTYFVRYQVPPSIRMIEIEKCQNLKLLVKDAGELEGCLEYLDIKECASLTSLSGEGGRLPRTLKYLEIRDCEQLESIIKTFHDDTCLEGLGIERCANLKSLPEGLCHLSALCILVIAECGSLVSFPRGGLPSNLISFRIDDCDQLEAVPRGMDNLSSLQTLSLAYRGGLASILEEGLPPNLITLKIGDAESLKPLSEWGLHHLDRLTSLKDLLVIGFDPDLVSFPPEEVLLPKSLIKLTIAGFPNLKRLSSSFQSLTSLESLNIMHCPKLASIILEKEDYLPPSLTRLRIFEVCPLLTKIYQPGKGRHWPKQIAHIPYVFVGDSTEEAEADRWA; this is translated from the coding sequence TGGGAGAGATCTTTCTTGCGGCATTCCTTCAGTTGCTGCTGGACAGGTTAACGCCTCGGGAGATCCTGGGCTACTTTGGAAGCTTGGGAGGAGCTGGCAAAAAGCTGCAGAAATGGAGAGAGACACTTTCCGCAGTTGCAGCGGTGCTTTCCGATGCGGAGGAGAAGCAGCTGACGAGCAAGGCAGTGGATCTGTGGCTGAATGACCTGAAACACTTGGCTTATGATCTGGACGATCTACTCAACACCTTTTCTAATGAGATGTTAGAACGCGAGCAGCTCAAGCTTCACCAAACTGGCACAAGCAAGGTACGAGGCTTCTTTACCAAAGTTCCTCACAAAGTTAAGTTCAATTTCAATATGAACTCCGAAGTAGACGAGATTGCTAATCGGTTGCAAGACATATTTGAACGGAAAAAGAAACTCGGTTTGAAATATATTGAGCATACCTCTACTTCAACATCCTCATCGCACAGGACACCAAGTTCATATGTGTTGGATGGACCTGTGGTTGGGAGAGATGAAGACAGAAGAAAGATTGTGGAATTGTTGTCCAGAGATGCTGATCCTTCTTCTACCACCAAATATCAAGTTGTTGCCATTGTTGGTATGGGAGGACTCGGCAAGACAATGCTTGCGGGACAAGTCTTCAATGATGTAGCTGCAATGAAACAGTTTGATCTCAATATCTGGGTTTCAGTGTCTGATGACTTCGATCTTCAAACGGTGACGAGAACTATTTTTAAGGAAGTTACATCTCGGCCTTGTGATATGGATGAGTTCAGTCGACTTCAAGATAATCTGAGCAAGGAGATCGGTGGTAAAAGGTTTCTGATTGTTTTTGATGATGTCTGGAGCACGTGTGGTTATGATTCATGGACAAAACTGCAAGCTCCCCTCCGTGGCGGAGCCAAGGGAAGTAAGGTAATGCTGACAACACGTGATGAAAAAGTTGCGGCATTGATGGGAGCCCCAGCCACTGAAGTTTATTATTTAAAGACTCTATCAGATGAAGGTTGTTTGCAAGTATTTGAGCAGCATGTTAGCAATGACAGGCCACCGAATTTCGAGTTGCTTAAGAAGAAAATTGTTACGAACTGCAATGGATTGCCATTGGCTGCAAAAACTCTTGGGGGTGTTTTACGTTGTAAAGAAACTGACAAATGGGAGGAAATGCTGAATGACAAATTATGGAGTATATCAGATGAGAGTAACATACTCCCAGTACTCAGATTGAGTTATCATTATCTCCCTTCACCTTTGAAGAGGTGCTTTGCCTATTGCTCAATACTTCCCAATGACTATGAATTTGGGAAAACCCAATTAATCCTTCTGTGGATGGCAGAGGGTTTCCTTGAGCAAACAGAAGGGACTAAAGGAATGGAAGATATCGGTGACGAATATTTTGGGGAGCTATTGTCTCGGTCATTATTTCAAACCTCGGGCAAAAACAGTTCATGCTATGTAATGCATGACCTTGTTGGTGATTTGGCACGATGGGCTGCTGCAGACACATTTTGCAGATTGGAGGATAAACAGCATGGTAGATGTTCTGCAAAGACTCGTCATCTGAGTTACATTTCTGCTAAGTTTGATGGGGAAAAAAGATTTGAGACAATTTCTGGAGCAAAACGCTTGCGGACTTTCCTACCACTTCCTGTTTCCGGTGGTTATGAGAATTATCTAACTCGTTATGCTACTTTCGATATATTGCCACAATTGAAGTACTTGCGGGTGCTCTCCTTCAATGGCTATAAACTGACCGAGGTGCCAAATTCCGTAGGTAAGTTGAGACATCTACGGTACCTTGATCTTTCTCACACATTAATAACGTGTTTGCCTGAGTCAACATGCATGCTTTACAACTTACAGACGTTAATATTAGAGAATTGTTCAAAATTGAAGACACTACCTTCAAACATGAGCAATTTATCTAATTTACGTCATCTCAACAATTCAAACATGCCTTCATTGGAAGAAATGCCTCCCAAAGTAAGTCGGTTGACTCATCTGCGAACTTTGCCTAATTTTGTGGTGGGGAAAGGTAGTGCATCAGGGATTGGAGAGATACAGTCATTGCATCTTCGTGGGACCTTGAGTGTTGGAAGATTGGAAAATGTGATTGATGTTGGGGATGCGAAGACGGCTCAAATAATGAACAAGGAAGGGCTGGAAATCTTGCAATTGGAATGGAGCGGCACAAGCGAGAAGGAGTTGGAGGTGCTGTGCAGTTTAGAACCTCATAAAAAGCTTAAGGAGCTGACCATCAAGGGCTACAATGGTTTCGAATTTTCAAAATGGATTGGACATCCTTCATTCTCTGATATGACATCTGTGAAATTGGAGAATTGTAAAAACTGTCGATTCTTACCTCCTCTTGGCCAATTACCTTTTCTGAAAAATCTTCAGATACTAGGACTGGTCAATGTTGAAAGTGTGGGTGCTGAGTTTTATGGAGAGTGCAGCTTGCCTTTTCCAGTGTTGGAATGCATGACGTTCCATGACATGCAAAATTGGAAGGAGTGGCTTCCTTGCAAAAGAGATGAAGAAATTCGAGTTTTCCCATGCATGGAAAAGCTTTCCATCCTTGGTTGCCCCAAATTGAAAGGTTGGTTGCCCAAGAACATGGATTCATTATCACAGCTGTTTATTGCTGAATGTGAAGAGTTGGTGGTTTCAATAGCCAATTATAAACATCTTCGTATGCTGATCATCGACGGTTGTAAAAGGGTGGTGCACAGAAGTGGAGTTAAGTTTGAGTTACTGGAGGCCATGGGGCTTTATAATATTTCAGAGTTCAGACTCGAAATAGACGGGTTCATCAGAGGATTGCCAAAGCTTCAAACTTTGCGGATTACTGGTTGTGAAGAGTTGACATGTTTATGGGAGAATGAGGATAGATGGCTGCAGCGTCGAGTTTCTAATATTATTGGAGGCAACATATCTGACTCCCCCTCTCACTTTATTCAAGAGCTAAGAGCACTCAAGGAACTTGTGCTAACTGGATGCTCAAATCTAATTTCTTTTCCAGAAGCTGGTTGGCCACCTTGTCTTGAATGTGTAAAGATGGAGTCGTGTAATTCTTTGACATATTTCGTAAGGTATCAAGTTCCGCCAAGCATAAGAATGATAGAGatagaaaaatgtcaaaatttgaAACTATTAGTGAAGGATGCTGGGGAGCTAGAGGGTTGTCTGGagtacttggatataaaagagTGTGCATCTTTGACATCCTTATCAGGCGAAGGAGGCCGACTACCCAGAACGCTCAAATATCTAGAGATACGTGACTGTGAACAATTGGAGTCAATAATCAAAACTTTCCACGATGACACTTGTCTTGAAGGTCTTGGGATAGAGAGGTGTGCAAATCTCAAATCCTTACCAGAGGGGCTATGCCATCTCTCCGCTCTTTGCATTTTAGTTATAGCTGAATGTGGAAGTCTCGTTTCCTTCCCAAGAGGAGGGTTGCCATCCAACCTGATATCGTTTCGTATCGACGATTGTGATCAATTGGAAGCCGTCCCCAGAGGCATGGACAACCTCAGCTCTCTTCAGACTTTGTCGTTGGCATACCGTGGAGGTTTGGCATCCATTCTAGAAGAGGGTCTCCCACCCAACCTAATTACTCTTAAAATTGGCGATGCCGAAAGTCTCAAGCCTCTCTCAGAGTGGGGGCTTCACCACTTGGACAGACTCACCTCTCTTAAAGACTTGCTTGTCATTGGTTTCGATCCAGATCTGGTGTCATTTCCGCCAGAGGAGGTGCTGCTCCCTAAATCTCTCATTAAACTCACCATTGCAGGCTTCCCAAATCTGAAGCGCCTGTCATCATCTTTTCAATCACTCACCTCTCTTGAATCCCTTAACATTATGCATTGCCCAAAGCTAGCATCAATTATTCTAGAAAAAGAGGATTATCTGCCTCCTTCACTTACACGGCTTCGCATCTTTGAGGTATGTCCGCTGCTCACAAAGATATATCAACCAGGTAAAGGACGACACTGGCCCAAACAAATAGCCCACATCCCTTACGTTTTTGTTGGAGACTCCACTGAGGAAGCCGAAGCCGACCGCTGGGCATAG